A single Chryseobacterium shigense DNA region contains:
- a CDS encoding SusD/RagB family nutrient-binding outer membrane lipoprotein, giving the protein MRKYILTSLTAMLFVGCSTSDDVNTDQHATYNTTPEALITYAQKELSDYMTTPNVNENNFRLTMQYWQETIYVNESNYDFTNRNVSNNVWTDNYVNVLKNLDQARRTIDAYVPAVQEAPTWPDIKKNQLAVIDMMQVYTFQVLVDTYGDIPYTQALDIDAYPLPKYDKASDIYASLISRLTTDIDNLSTGSDAFGSGDIFYKGDVGKWIKFGNSLLLKLGIALADVNPSLAQNTVNHAISGGLMSDSDDDCKFQYLDSSPNENPIYQEVTSRNDFIAGKTLVDYMNTTADPRISVYYRGPIAGQYVGQVIGAPGAFASFSKPGLFTRDATTPGVLLSYTEVSFYLAEAAARWGIGGSPATLYNTAVTSSFADWGKEANAAAYLVAHPYNASNWKKSIGEQAWVAMYNQAVTSWNFYRRLDYPQLVAPTTAIPNAGGKVPVRLQYPPAEATTNGTNSAAASAAIGGDKLTTKLFWDIN; this is encoded by the coding sequence ATGAGAAAATATATATTAACATCGTTAACCGCTATGTTGTTCGTAGGATGTTCAACAAGTGATGATGTAAACACAGATCAGCATGCAACATATAATACCACACCAGAAGCATTAATAACATATGCGCAGAAAGAATTAAGTGATTATATGACAACGCCTAATGTTAATGAAAACAATTTTAGGTTAACCATGCAATACTGGCAAGAGACTATTTATGTAAATGAAAGTAATTATGATTTTACAAACCGAAACGTATCTAATAATGTTTGGACAGACAACTATGTAAATGTATTAAAGAATTTGGACCAAGCAAGAAGAACTATTGATGCATATGTTCCAGCTGTTCAAGAAGCTCCAACATGGCCTGATATAAAGAAAAATCAATTGGCCGTGATTGATATGATGCAGGTTTATACATTTCAGGTTTTAGTAGATACCTATGGTGATATTCCATATACACAAGCTTTGGATATAGATGCTTATCCACTTCCTAAATACGATAAAGCATCTGATATTTATGCCTCACTTATTTCAAGATTAACGACTGATATAGATAATCTATCTACAGGCTCAGATGCTTTTGGTAGTGGAGATATATTTTATAAAGGAGACGTTGGAAAATGGATTAAATTTGGTAACTCATTGTTGCTTAAGTTAGGAATAGCTTTAGCGGATGTTAATCCAAGTTTAGCCCAGAATACTGTAAATCATGCAATTTCAGGTGGATTGATGTCTGATTCAGATGATGATTGTAAATTTCAATATCTTGATTCTTCCCCTAATGAGAATCCTATATATCAGGAAGTAACATCTCGAAATGATTTTATTGCTGGAAAAACATTAGTAGACTATATGAATACTACTGCTGATCCTAGGATTAGTGTATACTATAGAGGTCCGATTGCAGGTCAATATGTTGGTCAGGTAATTGGTGCACCTGGAGCTTTTGCTAGCTTTTCAAAACCAGGCCTTTTTACTAGAGACGCTACTACACCTGGAGTTCTTTTAAGCTATACAGAAGTAAGCTTCTACCTTGCTGAAGCAGCAGCAAGATGGGGAATTGGAGGAAGCCCTGCTACTTTATACAATACTGCCGTTACCTCTTCTTTTGCTGATTGGGGGAAAGAAGCAAATGCAGCTGCTTATCTGGTAGCTCATCCATATAATGCTTCAAATTGGAAGAAATCAATTGGAGAACAAGCTTGGGTTGCTATGTACAATCAAGCAGTAACTTCTTGGAATTTTTATAGAAGATTAGATTATCCTCAATTAGTTGCTCCTACAACAGCAATTCCAAATGCTGGAGGGAAAGTTCCTGTGAGACTTCAGTATCCTCCTGCAGAAGCTACAACAAATGGTACGAATAGTGCTGCTGCAAGTGCTGCAATCGGTGGTGATAAACTTACTACAAAATTATTCTGGGATATCAACTAA
- a CDS encoding SusC/RagA family TonB-linked outer membrane protein produces MKKLTTSLLVLVISSSVAIANAQQKNDTVKTKEIEGVVVTALGIKREKRSLGYATQEVKGEAVNKNPTSNFLNNLSGKVAGLEIKQSTNFGGSVNVVMRGFKSLLGNNQALFVVDGIPIINNNINTASQTTGGGGYDYGSSISDINPNDIETLNVLKGAAATALYGSRAQNGVIIITTKKGKKNKEGIGMEFSSSITMSTVDKSTFPKYQTQYGQGYRGTSFAGTLDGSQVVDFGNDASYGSAYDGSMVWQYGAFTPGSPTEGQRTPWQMAKNGPIKFFDVGSTYVNSLAFSGGNDIATYRLSYTNTNASDIMPNSSLMKNNFSGNASYKLTDKLTANFYANYVTQKTKGRNSTGYNDNIMTNFRQWWATNVDIKDLQYLYNAYKKNYTWNINATDDLTPAFWDNPYFQRYENYQNDSRDRFAGNFSLNYDVSKEFNLLFRMGTDGYTMMTEDRKAVGSYIGNNFGLNTVVQPSGYALSNYKFSETNYDLIATYKKDLTDDFNVSALLGGNVNVQKAFSNQQSTSGGLYTPGIYTIANSRSNPARPLISDVSKYVYGAFAQVSLGYKNTYYLEGTIRRDQSTALPSTDAVYWYPSISGSIVFSNLIKASWLNFGKVRAGYSQVGSDTNADQLMNRYFSQPSYGDIPVYAYNTVLRNFDLKSQGLKNVELGIEAKLFNNRLGFDVSWFQNKAYDQILALPVSFATGAGAKTQNAGELTTEGFEVAVNITPIKTNNFSWDLNLNWSNPWTKVTALSPGIENISIGRLQGGASVNAPLNGDYGTLWTSDFVYDSNGQKIVGANGAYLVTDKATYNQGSFQSRWSAGLNNMVTYKNLSLSFLIDWRQGGKVYSLDQFYGYGTGIYPDSVGTNDLGNPIRNTLATGGGVIMPGVMADPNNPGQYIPNTIRLDRSRSSQVLGTDLPGAAYVYDASFVKLREVAITYKFNKDFFNSKFIQGMSMSLIGNNLWIIHKNLPYSDPEAGLSSGNIQGYQSGPLPTTRNISFNVKINF; encoded by the coding sequence ATGAAGAAACTAACAACAAGTCTGCTTGTTTTGGTGATATCTTCATCTGTAGCAATTGCAAATGCTCAACAGAAGAATGATACTGTAAAAACAAAAGAAATTGAGGGGGTAGTTGTAACTGCACTCGGAATTAAAAGAGAGAAAAGATCTCTTGGTTATGCTACCCAAGAAGTGAAGGGAGAAGCAGTTAATAAAAATCCTACAAGTAACTTTCTGAATAACTTATCCGGTAAAGTGGCTGGATTAGAGATTAAACAAAGTACCAACTTTGGAGGATCTGTCAATGTTGTAATGAGAGGGTTTAAATCTCTATTAGGTAATAACCAGGCCCTGTTTGTTGTAGATGGAATTCCCATTATAAATAATAATATCAATACAGCTTCCCAAACCACGGGCGGAGGAGGTTATGACTACGGTAGTTCAATATCGGATATAAACCCTAATGATATAGAAACTCTTAACGTTCTTAAAGGTGCAGCTGCAACTGCTCTTTATGGGTCAAGAGCTCAAAATGGTGTTATTATAATTACAACTAAGAAAGGAAAGAAGAATAAAGAAGGTATAGGGATGGAATTTTCTAGTTCCATTACGATGTCAACTGTGGATAAATCGACTTTTCCTAAATATCAAACCCAGTATGGACAAGGATACAGAGGAACAAGCTTTGCAGGGACTTTAGATGGTAGCCAAGTTGTTGATTTTGGAAATGATGCATCATATGGTTCTGCTTATGACGGATCAATGGTATGGCAGTATGGAGCTTTTACTCCAGGTTCACCAACTGAAGGGCAAAGAACTCCTTGGCAAATGGCAAAAAATGGACCTATCAAATTTTTTGATGTAGGATCCACATATGTAAATAGTTTAGCTTTTAGTGGAGGTAATGATATAGCTACATACCGTTTGAGTTATACCAATACAAATGCTTCTGATATCATGCCGAATAGTTCACTAATGAAAAACAACTTTAGTGGGAATGCATCTTATAAACTTACAGATAAACTGACAGCAAACTTCTATGCTAATTATGTTACTCAGAAAACTAAAGGTAGAAATAGTACAGGTTATAATGATAACATTATGACTAACTTTAGACAATGGTGGGCTACAAACGTAGATATTAAAGATTTGCAGTATTTGTATAATGCCTATAAAAAGAACTATACGTGGAATATAAATGCAACAGATGATTTGACTCCAGCATTTTGGGATAACCCTTATTTCCAGAGATATGAAAATTACCAGAATGATTCAAGAGATAGGTTCGCAGGAAACTTCAGTTTAAACTATGATGTAAGCAAAGAATTTAATCTATTGTTTAGAATGGGAACTGATGGATATACAATGATGACAGAAGATAGAAAAGCAGTTGGATCTTATATAGGAAATAATTTTGGATTAAATACGGTTGTTCAACCGTCAGGATATGCTTTAAGTAATTATAAGTTCAGTGAAACGAACTATGATCTTATTGCCACGTACAAGAAAGATTTGACTGATGATTTTAATGTAAGTGCTTTATTAGGAGGAAATGTAAATGTTCAGAAAGCATTTTCAAATCAGCAGTCTACATCTGGAGGATTATATACTCCAGGAATTTATACTATAGCTAATTCTAGATCTAATCCTGCTAGGCCATTGATTTCTGATGTTTCAAAATATGTATATGGTGCTTTTGCTCAGGTTTCATTAGGATATAAGAATACCTATTATTTAGAAGGTACTATTAGAAGAGATCAGTCTACTGCATTACCTAGTACGGATGCTGTTTATTGGTATCCTTCAATATCAGGAAGTATTGTTTTTTCTAATTTAATAAAGGCCAGTTGGTTGAATTTTGGAAAAGTACGTGCTGGATATTCTCAAGTAGGATCAGATACAAATGCAGATCAATTGATGAATCGATATTTTTCACAGCCTTCCTACGGAGATATTCCGGTATATGCTTATAACACAGTACTTAGGAACTTCGATCTTAAATCTCAAGGACTTAAAAATGTTGAACTTGGTATTGAAGCAAAACTGTTTAATAACCGCTTAGGATTTGATGTATCATGGTTCCAGAATAAAGCTTACGATCAAATTTTGGCATTACCTGTTTCATTTGCTACAGGTGCGGGGGCTAAAACTCAGAATGCCGGTGAATTGACAACAGAGGGATTTGAAGTAGCTGTTAATATAACTCCTATTAAAACAAATAATTTCTCTTGGGATCTTAATCTAAACTGGTCTAATCCTTGGACTAAAGTTACAGCACTTAGCCCAGGTATTGAAAATATTTCAATTGGTAGGCTTCAGGGAGGGGCGAGTGTTAATGCTCCTTTAAATGGAGATTATGGTACTCTTTGGACCTCTGACTTTGTTTATGATTCAAATGGACAAAAGATTGTAGGAGCAAACGGAGCCTATTTAGTGACAGATAAAGCAACTTACAATCAGGGAAGTTTCCAGTCCAGATGGAGTGCAGGGTTAAACAATATGGTAACATATAAAAACTTATCATTAAGCTTTTTAATTGATTGGAGACAAGGTGGAAAAGTATATTCTTTAGATCAATTTTATGGTTATGGAACAGGAATCTATCCTGACTCAGTAGGGACGAATGATTTAGGGAATCCTATAAGAAATACTTTGGCTACTGGTGGAGGTGTAATTATGCCAGGAGTAATGGCTGATCCAAATAATCCGGGGCAATATATTCCAAATACAATCAGATTAGATAGATCTAGATCTAGTCAGGTGTTAGGAACGGACCTGCCAGGAGCTGCTTACGTTTATGATGCAAGTTTCGTAAAACTTAGAGAAGTAGCGATAACATATAAATTTAATAAAGATTTCTTTAATTCTAAATTTATACAAGGAATGTCTATGAGCTTAATAGGTAATAATCTTTGGATTATTCATAAAAATTTGCCTTATTCAGATCCTGAAGCAGGTCTTTCTTCAGGAAATATCCAAGGATACCAATCAGGTCCGCTTCCGACTACACGAAATATCTCGTTTAATGTGAAAATTAATTTTTAA
- a CDS encoding SusD/RagB family nutrient-binding outer membrane lipoprotein produces MNKIKNTILILALSLGAVSCNDYLDINENPNAAHIEDISPAFVFPGAATEIHRVQTAGAGSMMDFGNLMINSWGSNVYAFGGGFSREFTLSTVDSSFYPAIWSTIYNQCANLKLIEDYPNTDHKQDYYVAMSKILKAFYMQYIVDLYGDAPYSEAFKRGENTKPKYDDDKEIYKALISDLESAIAIIDAGNSNAVNPGNIDVIFAGNMTNWKAFANTVKLRMLIRMSNVTGDMATYRNQKLATLPTATSAYITQNVTVNPGYSNATDEKMNPFLVSYRINSGATALPQNYNATTASEHIAIALNGNRVGSVQPYSTDPMYTKFTGVTDPRNSRLFTLITYQGTAQVKGVRQGAQSGQPGAPLDLTTTSRFGNGTFIGSASVTTNAALIAAGNARGGMIMSLAESKFLQAEAALRYPAQFSGGQARFEEGIDASGAWLGAATAGMTTYKTSISTRAGLGWTGTNTQILEAIMTQKWLAMTNVTPTESFIDYLRTGYPATPMAVNASVPNKPYRLMYPATEYSANSENVPNLTSAQLFTKNQYTPFWNQN; encoded by the coding sequence ATGAATAAAATAAAAAATACGATTTTAATATTAGCGCTATCATTAGGTGCTGTTTCTTGTAATGATTATTTGGATATCAACGAGAATCCTAATGCAGCTCATATCGAAGATATATCACCAGCTTTTGTATTTCCAGGTGCAGCAACGGAGATCCATAGAGTTCAGACGGCTGGTGCTGGTTCTATGATGGATTTTGGTAATTTGATGATAAATAGCTGGGGTTCTAATGTCTATGCATTTGGAGGTGGTTTTAGTAGAGAATTTACTTTGTCTACTGTAGATAGTTCTTTCTATCCTGCTATTTGGAGTACAATATATAATCAGTGTGCCAATCTTAAACTGATTGAAGATTATCCAAATACAGATCATAAGCAGGATTATTATGTAGCTATGTCAAAGATCTTGAAAGCTTTTTATATGCAGTATATTGTTGATTTATACGGTGACGCTCCTTATTCTGAAGCTTTCAAAAGAGGGGAGAATACTAAACCGAAATATGATGATGACAAGGAAATCTATAAAGCTTTAATTTCAGATCTTGAATCCGCTATTGCAATTATTGATGCTGGTAATTCTAATGCGGTAAACCCTGGTAATATTGATGTTATTTTTGCAGGTAATATGACTAACTGGAAAGCATTTGCTAATACAGTGAAATTAAGAATGCTTATTAGAATGTCTAATGTAACAGGTGATATGGCTACATATAGAAACCAAAAGCTGGCAACACTTCCAACTGCTACATCTGCATATATTACACAGAATGTTACAGTAAATCCAGGATATTCTAATGCAACAGATGAGAAGATGAATCCGTTTTTAGTTTCTTATAGAATTAATTCGGGGGCAACTGCTCTGCCACAGAATTATAATGCAACAACAGCTTCCGAGCATATTGCCATTGCTCTTAATGGTAATAGAGTAGGTAGTGTACAGCCTTATTCAACAGATCCAATGTATACTAAGTTTACAGGTGTTACAGACCCTAGAAATTCAAGATTGTTTACCCTAATCACTTATCAGGGCACTGCTCAGGTAAAAGGTGTTAGACAGGGAGCTCAATCGGGACAGCCAGGCGCACCACTTGATCTTACTACTACTTCAAGATTTGGAAATGGAACATTTATTGGTTCAGCTTCTGTAACAACAAATGCAGCACTTATTGCGGCTGGAAATGCTAGAGGAGGTATGATTATGTCTCTAGCTGAAAGTAAATTTTTGCAGGCTGAAGCGGCATTACGTTATCCTGCTCAATTCTCAGGTGGGCAAGCAAGATTCGAAGAAGGGATTGATGCTTCAGGAGCTTGGTTAGGAGCAGCTACTGCTGGTATGACAACTTACAAAACTAGTATTTCCACAAGAGCTGGATTAGGTTGGACTGGAACCAATACTCAAATTTTAGAAGCGATTATGACACAAAAGTGGTTAGCGATGACCAATGTAACCCCTACAGAGTCATTTATCGATTATTTGAGAACAGGTTACCCGGCTACACCAATGGCTGTAAATGCGAGTGTGCCTAATAAGCCATACCGTTTAATGTATCCTGCAACAGAATATTCTGCAAATAGTGAGAATGTACCAAATCTTACAAGTGCTCAGTTGTTTACTAAAAATCAATATACTCCTTTCTGGAATCAGAATTGA
- a CDS encoding SusC/RagA family TonB-linked outer membrane protein, translating to MVSAQDTLRTQNIGEVVVTGALGIKKKNDAFTGNNAVVKTDQLTVAGNPNAVQALTGKVSGLQINIPNSSVNSQATINLRGQRSITGDNGALVVIDGAVSTAAIFQQLPPEVIESVNVFKGQQGAALYGERGGNGVIIVTTKKGTNSEKISFTLTSNIDFSSVYKLPIYQKTYGQGWPGDSTYDPTDYNGTSWVPYENGSWGPSYNDPHFAGQNVIIGLPQADGSFITGPWAPIDNHLKNFFKTGVQFQNGLSMNVGGRDSYAFLSINRVQNDFVIDQDQLKRNNILFKAGKKLGNFRIDGTFNLVDQHTSETDSNLYDQLLQTPTNVNVRNYANSGIMGAWSAYIDNPYWTIQNVRYDNKVTNFIGNLKAEYEINKNISISYLANIITASTLGESHNNGYQFTEFWNAPGTIFDGNNPGNQFLHAATTSNYYKSIGKRLDYYGDLLVNFDYDLTDNLNMKLNLGMNTTDASNTVVTQGGSNLQVPGFYHINNVLNLDATRNLANTQTRRRSVAGLANLDLAFKDYLYFNTTFRYEQSSALAKRDTSTDEFSIKGQPYYSFGLSFIPTKAFDFLKENSVLNYAKITAGYTRVGNSSGITTYGLDEVTGTIPVGFPFNVASFAINRTPVDPNITPEFQNSKEASIQLGFFKDRISLGAAVFKTDVDDLITRKTTSSASGLASVLANVGDMTNKGYELDLELVPFKSKDFEWRVSGSYSTYKSEVTAIEDPSGRVNLLTYSTPNVGIYAKVGEQFPLIMGSAYLRDPDGRIVVGANGAPLVNPELQVLGKVTPDYILGFSTSFKFKGITLSGTADYRTGNSFVAMTKRELAYVGALEETANFDRSQGYVVPNSVQLVGGQYVPNTTPVGGADYTNVNTFFTGAYRSVGENLVVDGSALRIREIALSYTLPKALLQNTFVNSVTLGVYARNPFVWYAKSNRNFADPETASTSGAIDKTPGQALGVGGPNAFGIAFAGQYPTTRTFGFSFNATF from the coding sequence ATGGTAAGTGCACAGGACACGCTGAGAACTCAGAACATCGGAGAAGTTGTTGTAACAGGAGCTCTTGGTATCAAGAAAAAAAATGATGCTTTTACAGGTAATAATGCAGTGGTTAAAACTGACCAGCTTACTGTTGCAGGTAACCCCAATGCAGTACAGGCATTAACTGGGAAAGTTTCCGGTTTACAGATTAATATTCCTAACAGTAGTGTGAACTCTCAGGCAACCATAAACTTGAGAGGGCAAAGATCTATTACAGGGGATAACGGTGCCTTGGTAGTTATAGATGGAGCGGTTTCTACGGCAGCTATTTTTCAACAATTGCCTCCTGAAGTTATTGAAAGTGTAAATGTTTTCAAAGGCCAGCAAGGAGCTGCTTTGTATGGAGAAAGAGGAGGAAATGGAGTAATCATTGTAACAACAAAGAAGGGGACTAATTCTGAAAAAATCAGTTTTACATTGACTTCAAATATAGATTTTTCTTCTGTTTATAAGCTGCCTATCTATCAAAAAACCTATGGTCAGGGTTGGCCGGGCGATAGCACTTATGATCCTACAGACTATAACGGAACCAGTTGGGTACCTTATGAAAATGGTTCTTGGGGACCGTCTTATAACGACCCGCATTTTGCTGGGCAAAATGTTATTATTGGTTTACCTCAGGCTGATGGATCTTTCATTACAGGACCATGGGCGCCTATTGATAATCATTTGAAAAATTTCTTTAAAACAGGTGTGCAGTTCCAGAATGGTTTGTCAATGAATGTTGGAGGGAGAGACTCTTATGCATTTTTATCCATCAACAGAGTTCAAAATGACTTTGTTATAGATCAGGATCAGTTAAAAAGAAACAATATTCTATTTAAAGCAGGAAAAAAATTAGGTAATTTCAGAATAGATGGAACATTCAATTTAGTTGATCAGCATACATCTGAAACCGATTCTAACCTTTATGATCAATTATTACAAACTCCTACGAATGTAAACGTAAGAAATTACGCTAATTCTGGGATTATGGGTGCTTGGAGTGCTTACATTGATAATCCATATTGGACTATCCAGAATGTGAGATATGATAATAAAGTGACCAATTTTATTGGAAACTTAAAAGCAGAATATGAAATCAATAAAAATATAAGTATTTCTTATTTGGCAAATATTATAACAGCTTCCACCCTTGGGGAGAGTCACAATAATGGATACCAATTCACTGAATTTTGGAATGCTCCAGGAACTATATTTGATGGAAACAATCCAGGTAACCAGTTTTTGCATGCAGCAACAACCTCTAATTACTACAAGAGTATAGGTAAGAGATTGGACTATTATGGTGATTTATTAGTTAATTTTGATTATGATTTGACTGATAACCTTAATATGAAGCTTAATCTAGGTATGAACACCACGGATGCCAGTAATACAGTAGTTACACAAGGTGGATCAAACTTACAGGTACCTGGTTTTTATCATATCAATAACGTGTTAAACTTAGATGCTACCAGAAATTTAGCAAATACACAAACGAGAAGAAGATCAGTAGCAGGGCTTGCAAACTTAGACTTGGCATTTAAAGATTATTTATATTTTAATACTACTTTTAGGTATGAGCAAAGTTCGGCTCTTGCCAAGAGAGATACAAGTACAGATGAATTCTCTATAAAAGGTCAGCCATATTACTCATTTGGTTTGTCTTTCATCCCTACAAAAGCTTTTGACTTCCTTAAAGAAAACAGTGTTTTAAATTACGCAAAAATTACGGCTGGATATACTAGAGTAGGTAACTCCTCAGGTATTACTACCTATGGTTTAGATGAAGTAACGGGGACAATTCCTGTGGGCTTTCCATTTAATGTAGCATCATTTGCTATCAACAGAACACCTGTAGATCCAAATATTACACCTGAATTCCAAAATTCGAAAGAAGCATCTATCCAATTAGGATTCTTCAAAGACAGAATTTCATTAGGTGCAGCTGTTTTTAAAACCGATGTAGATGATCTAATCACAAGAAAGACAACCTCTTCAGCGTCTGGTTTAGCTTCAGTACTTGCTAATGTTGGAGATATGACCAATAAAGGATATGAATTGGACTTAGAGCTTGTACCATTTAAGTCTAAAGATTTTGAATGGAGAGTTAGTGGTTCTTACTCTACTTATAAATCGGAGGTAACAGCTATAGAAGATCCGTCAGGTAGAGTGAATCTTTTGACGTATTCTACTCCGAATGTTGGTATTTATGCTAAAGTAGGAGAGCAGTTTCCTTTAATTATGGGTTCTGCATATCTAAGAGACCCAGATGGAAGAATAGTTGTTGGAGCTAACGGAGCCCCGTTGGTTAATCCGGAGTTGCAGGTTTTAGGAAAAGTTACTCCTGATTATATTTTAGGATTCAGTACATCTTTTAAATTTAAAGGAATCACTTTATCAGGTACGGCAGATTACAGAACAGGAAATAGTTTTGTTGCCATGACAAAAAGAGAATTGGCTTATGTAGGAGCTTTAGAGGAGACTGCAAACTTTGATAGATCCCAGGGATATGTTGTTCCGAATTCCGTTCAATTGGTAGGTGGTCAATATGTTCCAAATACTACGCCTGTAGGTGGAGCAGATTATACCAATGTTAATACATTCTTTACAGGTGCATATAGATCTGTTGGTGAAAACTTGGTTGTTGATGGTTCAGCATTGAGAATCAGAGAGATTGCTCTTAGCTATACTTTACCAAAAGCTCTTTTACAGAATACATTTGTTAACAGTGTAACATTAGGTGTGTATGCCAGAAATCCTTTCGTATGGTATGCAAAATCCAACAGAAACTTTGCAGATCCTGAGACTGCTAGTACCTCGGGAGCTATTGATAAAACTCCGGGACAAGCTTTGGGAGTAGGTGGACCTAACGCATTCGGTATCGCTTTCGCGGGTCAGTATCCTACAACTAGAACTTTTGGATTTAGTTTTAATGCAACCTTTTAA
- a CDS encoding ribonuclease HII: MDLLKKWTELYIEAGCDEVGRGCLSGPVVAAAVILDDSFEQNLVNDSKKLTFKTRMDLDSYIKDNVKTYAIAELPPTFIDEHNILNASIHAMHRALDQLTIVPELILVDGNKFHPYNYIPHQCIIKGDSKILSIAAASILAKNYRDRLMIELHDEHPQYGWNTNFGYATKVHQQALIKYGPTKHHRQSFRLKYD; this comes from the coding sequence ATGGATTTACTAAAAAAATGGACAGAGCTTTACATCGAAGCAGGATGTGATGAAGTAGGAAGAGGCTGTCTGAGCGGACCGGTAGTTGCAGCCGCTGTTATCCTGGATGACAGTTTTGAGCAAAACTTAGTTAATGATTCCAAGAAATTGACATTCAAAACAAGGATGGATTTGGATAGCTACATAAAAGACAATGTAAAAACGTATGCCATCGCAGAACTGCCTCCCACATTTATTGATGAACACAACATCCTCAACGCCAGCATTCATGCAATGCACCGGGCTTTAGATCAATTAACAATAGTTCCTGAATTGATTTTAGTAGATGGCAATAAATTCCATCCTTACAATTATATCCCCCATCAATGCATTATAAAAGGTGACTCAAAAATATTATCTATTGCAGCAGCTTCCATACTGGCCAAAAATTACAGGGATAGATTAATGATTGAGCTTCATGACGAACACCCGCAATATGGCTGGAATACCAATTTTGGATATGCTACGAAAGTCCATCAGCAAGCCTTAATAAAATATGGACCAACCAAGCATCACAGACAATCATTCAGGCTGAAGTATGATTAA